A window of the Henckelia pumila isolate YLH828 chromosome 3, ASM3356847v2, whole genome shotgun sequence genome harbors these coding sequences:
- the LOC140891747 gene encoding putative phospholipid:diacylglycerol acyltransferase 2 gives MGSNIRLRKLIFLEPVKFSWKNEKPKIEGVGVEKKLRRNNKAKRPHKQWRCVDSCCWIIGYLCTTWWLLLFLYDCLPANLPGLKVPEAPGVRLRSGGTAALHPVVLVPGIVTGGLELWEGRPCSDGLFRRRLWGGSFTEILKRPMCWLEHLSLDNETGLDPPGIRLRAVPGLVAADYFAPGYFVWAVLIKNLAHIGYEGKNLYMAAYDWRISFQNTETRDQTLSRLKSKIELMYVTNGNKKVVVVPHSMGAIYFLHFMKWVEAPSPIGGGGGPDWCSKHIKAIMNIGAAFLGVPKTVGSILSAESKDVALIRAMAPGLLDSEILGFQTLEHVMRVSRTWDSIISLLPKGGETIWGNKDWSPEEDHVCDSATKRHPPQFETKGNHTDGQNIFQVPESTNYGRIISFGKSASELHSSELVTSGSQKQESFLNGTSPQSNAASCGKVWTEYDEVSRESIERISEKKVYTANTLLDLLRAIAPKMMKRAEAHFSHGIADDIEDPKYDHYKYWSNPLETKLPNAPDMEIYCLYGVGIPTERSYVYKLSQSSRCRSIPLQIDSSADGGHNGCLKGGVYFVDGDSTVPVLSSGFMCAKGWRGKTRFNPSGIATHVREYKHKAPANLLEGRGVQSGAHVDIMGNVALIEDVLRVAAGASGVELGGDRIYSDVMKMSERIKIRV, from the exons aTGGGTTCCAATATTCGGTTGCGGAAGCTCATATTTCTTGAACCTGTGAAATTTTCTTGGAAAAATGAGAAACCAAAAATTGAGGGTGTTGGGGTGGAAAAGAAATTGAGAAGGAATAATAAGGCGAAGAGACCTCACAAGCAATGGAGGTGTGTAGATTCTTGTTGCTGGATTATTGGGTACTTGTGTACTACTTGGTGGCTGCTACTGTTTCTGTACGATTGTTTGCCTGCGAATTTGCCGGGCCTCAAGGTCCCGGAAGCGCCGGGGGTGAGGCTGAGAAGCGGCGGCACCGCCGCGCTTCATCCGGTGGTTTTGGTCCCCGGCATTGTCACCGGCGGCCTCGAGCTTTGGGAAGGTAGGCCGTGCTCGGATGGCCTCTTCCGCAGGCGGCTGTGGGGCGGCAGCTTTACGGAAATTTTGAAGAG GCCTATGTGTTGGTTGGAGCATTTATCCTTGGACAACGAAACAGGGCTTGATCCTCCGGGGATTCGGCTCCGAGCCGTGCCGGGGCTTGTTGCGGCCGACTATTTCGCTCCGGGGTACTTTGTTTGGGCAGTTCTCATCAAGAACTTGGCGCACATAGGCTACGAGGGAAAAAATTTGTATATGGCGGCTTATGATTGGAGAATATCTTTTCAAAATACGGAG ACGAGGGACCAAACTCTTAGTCGATTGAAGAGCAAAATCGAGCTTATGTACGTAACAAATGGCAACAAGAAAGTGGTGGTGGTGCCTCATTCAATGGGTGCAATATATTTTCTCCACTTCATGAAATGGGTCGAAGCCCCTTCCCCCATTGGAGGCGGGGGTGGCCCTGATTGGTGTTCGAAGCACATAAAAGCCATAATGAATATCGGCGCTGCGTTTCTTGGGGTTCCAAAAACCGTTGGTAGCATATTGTCTGCCGAGAGCAAGGACGTCGCCCTGATAAG AGCAATGGCTCCAGGTCTCTTAGATTCTGAAATCCTTGGCTTTCAAACTCTGGAGCATGTCATGCGCGTATCTCGAACATGGGACTCCATAATTTCTTTGTTACCAAAAGGAGGAGAAACTATATGGGGTAACAAGGATTGGTCCCCTGAAGAAGACCACGTCTGTGATTCGGCAACAAAGAGGCATCCACCCCAATTTGAAACAAAAGGAAACCACACCGATGGACAGAACATTTTCCAAGTACCGGAGTCGACAAACTACGGAAGGATAATCTCTTTCGGGAAGTCAGCATCGGAGTTGCATTCGTCAGAGCTCGTTACCAGTGGCTCTCAG AAACAAGAGTCATTTCTGAATGGTACGTCCCCACAATCCAATGCAGCTTCGTGTGGAAAAGTATGGACCGAGTATGATGAAGTAAGCCGTGAAAGTATCGAGAGAATCTCGGAGAAGAAAGTGTATACTGCAAACACTTTGTTGGATCTTCTTCGTGCCATTGCACCAAAGATGATGAAACGGGCCGAAGCTCATTTTTCGCACGGTATAGCTGATGATATTGAGGATCCCAAGTATGATCATTACAAGTATTGGTCAAATCCACTTGAGACCAA ATTGCCCAATGCTCCGGATATGGAGATTTACTGTCTCTATGGAGTAGGGATTCCAACAGAGAGATCCTATGTCTACAAGCTCTCGCAATCGAGCAGATGCCGAAGCATCCCTCTCCAAATCGACAGCTCCGCCGATGGAGGCCACAATGGTTGCTTGAAAGGTGGAGTCTACTTCGTGGATGGAGACAGCACTGTACCTGTTTTGAGTTCCGGTTTCATGTGTGCCAAAGGGTGGCGAGGAAAAACACGATTCAACCCCTCCGGCATAGCTACTCACGTAAGAGAATACAAGCATAAAGCACCCGCGAATTTACTCGAAGGGAGGGGCGTTCAGAGCGGTGCACATGTCGATATAATGGGAAACGTCGCCTTGATCGAGGATGTACTCCGTGTGGCAGCCGGGGCGTCCGGTGTGGAGCTGGGAGGGGATAGGATCTACTCAGATGTTATGAAAATGTCGGAGAGGATAAAGATTCGGGTTTGA